The Neobacillus sp. OS1-2 genome includes a window with the following:
- a CDS encoding autoinducer 2 import system permease LsrD, with protein MLTKIPRWNLALFLIIIAEIIVFGMMNPRFWNITILLNSFNDFIAVAIIGFFVTLVVITGGIDISGVSIIGLTSVVTGLLSQVVGLNIWVSIICAILIGGLCGLFNGVLIAYGRVQAMVITLGGMLLYSGIAIVLVGVSGVSTYEGISGFSESFSKIANGEVMGIPSAVIFFFSMFFIAYILLHRTRYGRYIYLTGINQNTAEYSGIDTKKIITSTYVLSGLSAGIAGVVLTSYLGSARSDYGAEYLMPILTVVVLGGTLITGGKGGVVGTALASIILGFLQIGLQMAGVSTQYIGLATGVLLIVSVAFLGINPDFRLNVKRIITPKQNIGG; from the coding sequence ATGTTAACGAAAATCCCGAGATGGAACCTCGCCTTATTCCTCATCATTATTGCTGAAATTATCGTGTTTGGGATGATGAATCCGAGATTCTGGAATATCACAATCTTGTTAAATAGTTTTAATGATTTTATTGCGGTTGCTATTATTGGCTTTTTTGTCACATTGGTCGTTATTACTGGAGGAATTGATATTTCTGGGGTTTCGATTATCGGGTTAACCTCTGTTGTAACGGGACTCTTATCTCAAGTGGTTGGTCTAAATATTTGGGTTTCCATTATTTGTGCCATATTAATTGGTGGATTATGCGGCCTTTTCAATGGAGTCCTAATTGCTTATGGCAGAGTTCAAGCCATGGTAATAACGCTTGGCGGCATGCTTTTATATAGTGGGATTGCGATCGTGCTTGTGGGCGTGTCTGGTGTCAGTACCTATGAAGGGATATCGGGCTTTTCTGAAAGCTTTAGCAAAATTGCCAATGGAGAAGTTATGGGAATTCCGAGTGCCGTCATCTTTTTTTTTAGTATGTTTTTCATCGCCTATATCCTTCTGCACCGCACAAGATATGGAAGATATATTTACTTAACGGGAATTAATCAAAATACCGCCGAGTACTCTGGGATTGATACAAAAAAGATCATTACGAGTACCTACGTTTTGTCAGGATTAAGTGCTGGAATTGCAGGTGTTGTCTTAACTTCCTATTTAGGTAGTGCACGATCTGATTATGGTGCTGAATATCTTATGCCTATTCTTACTGTCGTTGTCTTAGGGGGGACATTAATCACAGGAGGTAAAGGGGGTGTTGTTGGGACAGCACTAGCCAGCATTATTTTAGGTTTTTTGCAGATTGGTTTGCAAATGGCTGGAGTTTCCACCCAATATATCGGATTGGCTACGGGCGTCCTTCTCATTGTCTCTGTTGCATTCCTGGGGATTAATCCAGATTTCAGGCTAAATGTAAAAAGAATCATCACACCAAAACAAAATATTGGAGGTTAA
- a CDS encoding sugar ABC transporter permease, which translates to MIKQREFRTLLFLILLFVVVGFINTDYVSLQNIDKSLKSSLVYIVLAIGMTFVLLTGNLDISIGGTLGLSAAVCGTILRDGGTIFLAVFTAILIGACIGLINGFGVVKLKISSFIMTLAMLSITRVVQVIYTDGKWVENIPANIKELSTIDIFGMNLFSLIVIVGVLIVQVYLSKSSKGRYFTAIGDNADGAISLGIPVKRYSTYSFVISGICASIAGLIFVSQIGFVSSNAGTGIELTVIAACVLGGVSLMGGIGTVIGAALGAVILTSINSALVFMKVPAFWNDTISGSLLIIIVVIDSLLAFRANRKAKKVRLNARVLQKEA; encoded by the coding sequence ATGATCAAACAACGAGAATTTAGAACTTTACTATTTTTAATCCTTCTTTTTGTGGTTGTGGGTTTCATCAACACTGATTATGTATCTTTACAGAATATCGATAAGTCACTGAAGAGCAGCTTGGTTTATATTGTGCTTGCGATCGGGATGACCTTTGTCCTATTAACAGGGAATTTGGATATTTCAATAGGTGGAACGCTGGGATTAAGTGCGGCTGTTTGCGGAACCATTCTTAGAGATGGGGGAACTATTTTTCTAGCGGTATTCACTGCCATATTAATAGGCGCCTGCATCGGACTCATTAATGGTTTTGGAGTCGTAAAGTTAAAAATTTCTTCGTTTATTATGACATTAGCCATGCTCTCTATAACAAGAGTGGTCCAAGTTATTTATACGGATGGAAAATGGGTAGAAAATATTCCTGCAAATATTAAGGAACTTTCAACTATAGATATTTTCGGTATGAATTTATTCTCGCTTATCGTTATTGTTGGGGTCCTAATCGTTCAAGTATACCTATCTAAGAGCAGTAAGGGAAGGTATTTCACTGCTATTGGTGATAACGCAGACGGGGCCATATCATTGGGGATTCCTGTTAAAAGATATAGTACCTATTCATTTGTCATTTCAGGTATTTGTGCATCTATTGCAGGATTAATCTTTGTGAGTCAAATTGGTTTTGTCTCCTCTAATGCCGGGACTGGAATTGAACTGACCGTCATCGCCGCCTGTGTTCTTGGCGGTGTGTCATTGATGGGCGGGATCGGAACGGTTATTGGGGCAGCATTAGGTGCCGTCATTTTAACGTCCATCAACTCTGCTCTGGTATTTATGAAAGTACCAGCCTTTTGGAATGATACGATTTCGGGTTCACTGTTAATTATCATTGTCGTTATTGATTCCCTTCTTGCGTTTCGTGCCAATAGAAAGGCAAAGAAAGTAAGATTAAATGCTAGAGTTCTGCAAAAGGAGGCTTAG